The following coding sequences are from one Panthera leo isolate Ple1 chromosome E1, P.leo_Ple1_pat1.1, whole genome shotgun sequence window:
- the PSMD3 gene encoding 26S proteasome non-ATPase regulatory subunit 3 isoform X1 — MKQEGSGRRRGAEKAKPPPGGGEQEPPPPPTPQDVEMKEEAAAGGASAGEADSKTAAAEHSQRELDTVTLEDIKEHVKQLEKAVSGKEPRFVLRALRMLPSTSRRLNHYVLYKAVHGFFTSNNATRDFLLPFLEEPMDTEADLQFRPRTGKAASAPLLPEVEAYLQLLVVIFLMNSKRYKEAQKISDDLMQKISTQNRRALDLVAAKCYYYHARVYEFLDKLDVVRSFLHARLRTATLRHDADGQATLLNLLLRNYLHYSLYDQAEKLVSKSVFPEQANNNEWARYLYYTGRIKAIQLEYSEARRTMTNALRKAPQHTAVGFKQTVHKLLIVVELLLGEIPDRLQFRQPSLKRSLMPYFLLTQAVRTGNLAKFNQVLDQFGEKFQADGTYTLIIRLRHNVIKTGVRMISLSYSRISLADIAQKLQLDSPEDAEFIVAKAIRDGVIEASINHEKGYVQSKEMIDIYSTREPQLAFHQRISFCLDIHNMSVKAMRFPPKSYNKDLESAEQPSPHPTSCPRNGASESSRTWSLPRRWPKMMMTASLELGGWGGVG; from the exons ATGAAACAGGAGGGCTCGGGGCGCCGCCGCGGCGCGGAAAAGGCAAAGCCGCCGCCGGGCGGAGGGGAGCAAGAACCACCGCCGCCCCCGACTCCCCAGGATGTGGAGATGAaagaggaggcggcggcgggtgGCGCGTCAGCGGGAGAAGCTGACAGCAAAACGGCGGCGGCTGAGCACTCCCAGCGAGAGCTGGACACCGTCACCTTGGAGG ACATTAAAGAGCATGTGAAACAGCTGGAGAAGGCAGTTTCGGGCAAGGAGCCTCGATTTGTGCTGAGGGCCCTGCGGATGCTCCCTTCCACATCACGTCGCCTCAACCACTACGTTCTGTATAAGGCTGTACATGGCTTCTTCACCTCAAATAATGCCACTCGAGACTTCTTGCTACCCTTTCTGGAAGAG CCCATGGACACCGAAGCTGATTTACAGTTCCGTCCCCGAACAGGAAAAGCTGCATCAGCACCCCTCCTGCCTGAGGTGGAAGCCTATCTACAGCTCCTCGTGGTCATCTTCCTGATGAACAGCAAACGCTACAAAGAG GCACAGAAGATCTCTGATGACCTAATGCAGAAGATCAGCACTCAGAACCGCCGGGCCCTGGACCTTGTGGCCGCAAAGTGTTACTACTATCATGCCCGGGTCTATGAGTTCCTGGACAAGCTGGATGTGGTGCGCAG CTTCTTGCATGCTCGGCTCCGGACAGCCACCCTTCGGCATGATGCGGATGGGCAGGCCACCCTGCTGAACCTCCTGCTGCGGAACTACCTACACTACAGCTTGTACGACCAGGCTGAGAAGCTGGTGTCCAAGTCCGTGTTCCCCGAGCAGGCCAACAACAATGAGTGGGCCAGGTACCTCTACTACACAG GGCGAATCAAAGCTATTCAGTTGGAGTACTCAGAGGCCCGGAGAACAATGACCAATGCCCTTCGTAAGGCCCCTCAGCACACAGCTGTCGGCTTCAAACAGACG GTGCACAAGCTTCTGATTGTGGTGGAGCTGCTGCTTGGGGAGATCCCAGACCGGCTACAGTTCCGTCAGCCATCTCTCAAGCGCTCGCTCATGCCCTACTTCCTTCTTACTCAAG CTGTCAGGACCGGAAACCTTGCCAAGTTCAACCAGGTCCTAGACCAGTTTGGAGAGAAGTTTCAAGCAGATGGGACCTATACCCTAATCATCCGACTACGGCACAACGTCATTAAGACAG gTGTGCGCATGATCAGCCTTTCCTATTCCCGAATCTCCCTGGCCGACATCGCCCAGAAGCTGCAGCTGGATAGCCCAGAGGATGCAGAGTTCATTGTTGCCAAG GCCATCCGGGATGGTGTCATTGAGGCCAGCATCAACCACGAGAAGGGCTACGTCCAGTCCAAGGAGATGATTGATATCTACTCCACCCGTGAGCCCCAGCTGGCCTTCCACCAGCGCATCTCCTTCTGTCTAGATATCCACAACATGTCCGTCAAG GCCATGAGGTTTCCTCCCAAATCGTACAACAAGGACTTGGAGTCTGCAGAG CAGCCCAGCCCTCACCCCACCTCTTGCCCCAGGAACGGCGCGAGCGAGAGCAGCAGGACTTGGAGTTTGCCAAGGAGATGGCCGAAGATGATGATGACAGCTTCCCTTgagctggggggctggggaggagtggGGTGA
- the PSMD3 gene encoding 26S proteasome non-ATPase regulatory subunit 3 isoform X2 yields the protein MKQEGSGRRRGAEKAKPPPGGGEQEPPPPPTPQDVEMKEEAAAGGASAGEADSKTAAAEHSQRELDTVTLEDIKEHVKQLEKAVSGKEPRFVLRALRMLPSTSRRLNHYVLYKAVHGFFTSNNATRDFLLPFLEEPMDTEADLQFRPRTGKAASAPLLPEVEAYLQLLVVIFLMNSKRYKEAQKISDDLMQKISTQNRRALDLVAAKCYYYHARVYEFLDKLDVVRSFLHARLRTATLRHDADGQATLLNLLLRNYLHYSLYDQAEKLVSKSVFPEQANNNEWARYLYYTGRIKAIQLEYSEARRTMTNALRKAPQHTAVGFKQTVHKLLIVVELLLGEIPDRLQFRQPSLKRSLMPYFLLTQAVRTGNLAKFNQVLDQFGEKFQADGTYTLIIRLRHNVIKTGVRMISLSYSRISLADIAQKLQLDSPEDAEFIVAKAIRDGVIEASINHEKGYVQSKEMIDIYSTREPQLAFHQRISFCLDIHNMSVKAMRFPPKSYNKDLESAEERREREQQDLEFAKEMAEDDDDSFP from the exons ATGAAACAGGAGGGCTCGGGGCGCCGCCGCGGCGCGGAAAAGGCAAAGCCGCCGCCGGGCGGAGGGGAGCAAGAACCACCGCCGCCCCCGACTCCCCAGGATGTGGAGATGAaagaggaggcggcggcgggtgGCGCGTCAGCGGGAGAAGCTGACAGCAAAACGGCGGCGGCTGAGCACTCCCAGCGAGAGCTGGACACCGTCACCTTGGAGG ACATTAAAGAGCATGTGAAACAGCTGGAGAAGGCAGTTTCGGGCAAGGAGCCTCGATTTGTGCTGAGGGCCCTGCGGATGCTCCCTTCCACATCACGTCGCCTCAACCACTACGTTCTGTATAAGGCTGTACATGGCTTCTTCACCTCAAATAATGCCACTCGAGACTTCTTGCTACCCTTTCTGGAAGAG CCCATGGACACCGAAGCTGATTTACAGTTCCGTCCCCGAACAGGAAAAGCTGCATCAGCACCCCTCCTGCCTGAGGTGGAAGCCTATCTACAGCTCCTCGTGGTCATCTTCCTGATGAACAGCAAACGCTACAAAGAG GCACAGAAGATCTCTGATGACCTAATGCAGAAGATCAGCACTCAGAACCGCCGGGCCCTGGACCTTGTGGCCGCAAAGTGTTACTACTATCATGCCCGGGTCTATGAGTTCCTGGACAAGCTGGATGTGGTGCGCAG CTTCTTGCATGCTCGGCTCCGGACAGCCACCCTTCGGCATGATGCGGATGGGCAGGCCACCCTGCTGAACCTCCTGCTGCGGAACTACCTACACTACAGCTTGTACGACCAGGCTGAGAAGCTGGTGTCCAAGTCCGTGTTCCCCGAGCAGGCCAACAACAATGAGTGGGCCAGGTACCTCTACTACACAG GGCGAATCAAAGCTATTCAGTTGGAGTACTCAGAGGCCCGGAGAACAATGACCAATGCCCTTCGTAAGGCCCCTCAGCACACAGCTGTCGGCTTCAAACAGACG GTGCACAAGCTTCTGATTGTGGTGGAGCTGCTGCTTGGGGAGATCCCAGACCGGCTACAGTTCCGTCAGCCATCTCTCAAGCGCTCGCTCATGCCCTACTTCCTTCTTACTCAAG CTGTCAGGACCGGAAACCTTGCCAAGTTCAACCAGGTCCTAGACCAGTTTGGAGAGAAGTTTCAAGCAGATGGGACCTATACCCTAATCATCCGACTACGGCACAACGTCATTAAGACAG gTGTGCGCATGATCAGCCTTTCCTATTCCCGAATCTCCCTGGCCGACATCGCCCAGAAGCTGCAGCTGGATAGCCCAGAGGATGCAGAGTTCATTGTTGCCAAG GCCATCCGGGATGGTGTCATTGAGGCCAGCATCAACCACGAGAAGGGCTACGTCCAGTCCAAGGAGATGATTGATATCTACTCCACCCGTGAGCCCCAGCTGGCCTTCCACCAGCGCATCTCCTTCTGTCTAGATATCCACAACATGTCCGTCAAG GCCATGAGGTTTCCTCCCAAATCGTACAACAAGGACTTGGAGTCTGCAGAG GAACGGCGCGAGCGAGAGCAGCAGGACTTGGAGTTTGCCAAGGAGATGGCCGAAGATGATGATGACAGCTTCCCTTga
- the CSF3 gene encoding granulocyte colony-stimulating factor, producing the protein MKLTALQLLLWHSALWMVQEATPLGPPSSLPQSFLLKCLEQVRKVQADGAALQERLCAAHKLCHPEELLLLGHALGIPQAPLSSCSSQALQLTGCLRQLHSGLFLYQGLLQALAGISPELAPTLDMLQLDITDFAINIWQQMEDVGMAPAVPPTQGTMPTFTSAFQRRAGGTLVASNLQSFLEVAYRALRHFTKP; encoded by the exons ATGAAGCTGACCG CCCTGCAGCTGCTGCTGTGGCACAGCGCACTCTGGATGGTGCAAGAAGCCACTCCCTTGGGccctcccagctccctgccccagaGCTTCCTGCTCAAGTGCTTAGAACAAGTGAGGAAGGTCCAGGCTGATGGCGCAGCGCTGCAGGAGAGGCTG TGTGCCGCCCACAAGCTGTGCCACCCTGAGGAGCTGCTGCTGCTTGGGCACGCTCTGGGCatcccccaggctcccctgagcAGCTGCTCCAGCCAGGCCCTGCAGCTG ACGGGCTGCCTGCGTCAACTCCACAGTGGCCTCTTCCTCTACCAGGGCCTCCTGCAGGCCCTGGCAGGGATATCCCCCGAGTTAGCCCCCACCCTGGACATGCTGCAGCTGGACATCACCGACTTTGCTATCAACATCTGGCAGCAG ATGGAAGACGTGGGGATGGCCCCTGCAGTGCCGCCCACCCAGGGCACCATGCCAACCTTCACCTCGGCCTTCCAGCGCCGGGCAGGAGGCACCCTGGTTGCCTCCAACCTGCAGAGCTTCCTGGAGGTGGCATACCGTGCTCTGCGCCACTTCACCAAGCCCTGA